One part of the Chryseobacterium sp. 7 genome encodes these proteins:
- a CDS encoding phage major tail tube protein, whose product MAQKITIGRLTNANIYVDGASLLGRVEEFQCPTLTFKQSEHKALGMNGTIEYYSGIDKMEGSMKWTSYYPEFLKKMANPFKAVRIQVRGSLEEYQGGERIAQTPAVVFLTIQPKNFPLGNFQQHDNVELSTNYGCTYVRLEIGGQVITEVDVEANIFKVDGEDLLAAYRQNLGI is encoded by the coding sequence ATGGCGCAAAAAATTACAATAGGAAGGCTCACCAATGCCAATATCTATGTCGATGGTGCAAGCCTTTTGGGGCGTGTTGAGGAATTCCAATGCCCTACCCTCACCTTTAAACAGTCCGAACATAAAGCATTAGGAATGAATGGTACCATAGAATACTATTCAGGGATCGACAAAATGGAAGGTTCCATGAAGTGGACCTCTTACTATCCTGAGTTTTTAAAGAAAATGGCCAATCCATTTAAGGCCGTAAGAATCCAGGTAAGGGGAAGTTTGGAAGAATACCAGGGCGGGGAAAGAATAGCACAGACTCCTGCTGTTGTTTTCCTTACCATTCAACCAAAGAATTTTCCCCTCGGAAATTTTCAGCAGCATGATAATGTTGAGCTTTCCACAAACTATGGATGCACCTATGTCAGACTGGAAATCGGTGGGCAGGTCATTACTGAAGTCGATGTAGAAGCCAATATATTTAAAGTCGATGGGGAGGATCTGTTAGCGGCTTACAGACAAAATTTAGGAATTTAA
- a CDS encoding phage tail sheath family protein produces the protein MAANYLHGVETLEMKQGTKTIQVVKSAVIGLVGTAPSGEKNTPILVNSEKDAAQFGSTISGFSIPGALEAIFNQGAGTVIVVNVFDQTKHTTPVTDESLKVEDRALKLTYPPLDTVIIKDADGNPADYVQDVDYSIDPFGNFKALTPRIADGIFIKFSYKRLDETKITASDIIGEINPATDQRTGLKCLELAYNLFGFSPKIIITPTFSDDSAVAAELISTAEKMRAICYLDAPYATTVQEAIKGRGPEGTINFNTSSSRAELLYPMMKVFNTQIESETLFPYSAFLAGVRAKVDHQEGYWVSESNHEIKGITGIEREISAGISNSNSDANLLNEKGITTVFNSYGTGYRTWGNRSAAFPASTASDNFIAVRRTADVINESIEQACLQFVDQPITQGWIDSVRETVNAFLRTLQGRGAIIDGVCKYLQEDNPPTQLAQGHVTFYVDFMPPTPAERISFTSLININYLSSLK, from the coding sequence ATGGCAGCAAATTATCTGCACGGGGTAGAAACACTCGAAATGAAACAGGGCACCAAAACCATACAGGTGGTCAAATCGGCCGTAATAGGTCTGGTGGGTACTGCCCCTTCGGGTGAAAAAAACACCCCTATTCTGGTGAATTCAGAGAAAGATGCAGCGCAATTTGGGAGTACAATATCCGGATTTTCTATTCCCGGGGCTTTAGAGGCTATTTTCAACCAGGGAGCCGGAACAGTCATCGTAGTCAATGTTTTTGATCAGACCAAACATACTACACCGGTAACCGATGAGTCTTTGAAAGTAGAAGACAGAGCCCTGAAATTAACCTACCCTCCCCTGGATACGGTCATCATAAAAGATGCTGACGGCAACCCCGCAGACTATGTGCAGGATGTTGATTACAGCATCGATCCTTTTGGAAACTTCAAGGCATTGACTCCCCGTATTGCCGATGGAATATTTATCAAATTTTCCTACAAAAGACTCGATGAGACTAAAATTACAGCCAGCGATATCATCGGGGAGATCAACCCCGCCACCGACCAGAGAACCGGACTCAAATGCCTGGAACTTGCTTACAATCTTTTCGGGTTTTCTCCAAAAATCATCATTACCCCTACCTTTTCAGACGACAGTGCCGTGGCTGCTGAACTGATTTCCACCGCTGAAAAAATGCGTGCCATATGCTATCTGGATGCCCCCTATGCCACTACCGTGCAAGAAGCTATTAAAGGCAGAGGACCGGAAGGAACCATCAACTTTAACACCTCCAGTAGTAGAGCTGAGCTGCTATACCCGATGATGAAAGTTTTTAATACACAAATAGAGAGCGAGACGCTCTTTCCGTATTCCGCATTCCTGGCAGGCGTGAGAGCTAAAGTGGATCACCAGGAAGGCTATTGGGTCTCGGAGTCCAACCATGAAATTAAAGGAATTACAGGAATTGAAAGAGAGATCAGTGCCGGTATCTCCAATAGCAACAGCGATGCCAATCTTTTGAATGAAAAAGGAATTACTACCGTATTCAATTCTTATGGAACCGGGTACAGAACATGGGGAAACAGAAGCGCAGCATTTCCTGCCAGTACAGCTTCTGATAATTTCATTGCCGTAAGGAGAACAGCAGATGTCATTAATGAAAGTATTGAACAGGCATGCCTGCAATTTGTAGACCAGCCCATCACCCAGGGATGGATTGACTCCGTCAGGGAAACCGTGAACGCCTTCTTAAGAACACTACAGGGACGAGGAGCCATCATAGACGGGGTATGTAAATATTTGCAAGAAGATAATCCCCCAACACAGCTCGCACAGGGACATGTTACATTCTATGTGGACTTTATGCCGCCAACACCGGCCGAAAGAATTTCTTTTACTTCCCTGATCAATATTAATTATCTAAGCTCTTTAAAATAA
- a CDS encoding Gp37 family protein, protein MNYQAVESELAHQMQANTDLSAIADITVLPEDITQYKIPVVNGLVTVVFMSEIFDKNQSIGPISQHSTATFTISIQSRRLRGPKGVYAISELIKQSLMGFTPTDCGAVSLGDFAYVNYQNDVWEYSLSVACRSLRTQILPQSVDPPLYDQPQ, encoded by the coding sequence ATGAATTACCAGGCAGTAGAATCAGAACTCGCACATCAGATGCAAGCAAATACTGATTTATCTGCAATAGCAGATATTACAGTACTTCCGGAAGATATTACACAATACAAAATACCGGTTGTGAATGGTTTAGTGACCGTTGTTTTTATGAGTGAAATCTTTGATAAAAATCAAAGTATCGGCCCAATATCACAGCACAGCACCGCGACCTTTACGATCAGCATTCAATCCAGAAGATTAAGAGGACCTAAAGGAGTGTACGCCATTTCAGAACTCATCAAGCAGTCCTTGATGGGGTTTACCCCTACAGATTGCGGAGCGGTTTCTTTAGGGGATTTTGCTTATGTAAACTACCAGAATGATGTCTGGGAATATTCCCTGTCGGTAGCATGCAGATCACTCAGAACACAAATCCTCCCCCAATCTGTTGATCCTCCGCTATATGATCAACCCCAATAA
- a CDS encoding DUF2190 family protein — translation MKNYIEKGEFLHTVLEDTVKGGDLVIKEDTIGVAVSDGNGIDLCAVAVEGVFELPKATGVALSQGKKAYFISADKTVTGVASGNTLIGYVWETADATNPVVRVKIG, via the coding sequence ATGAAAAACTATATCGAAAAAGGAGAATTTCTCCACACCGTTTTAGAAGATACCGTAAAAGGAGGTGATCTGGTCATCAAAGAAGACACAATAGGGGTAGCCGTTTCAGATGGGAACGGAATAGATCTATGCGCTGTAGCCGTTGAGGGCGTCTTTGAACTTCCTAAAGCTACAGGGGTCGCTTTGAGTCAGGGGAAAAAAGCATACTTCATTTCTGCTGACAAAACCGTTACCGGCGTGGCTTCAGGCAATACACTCATCGGCTACGTTTGGGAAACGGCTGATGCCACTAACCCTGTAGTAAGAGTGAAAATTGGATAA